The Tigriopus californicus strain San Diego chromosome 10, Tcal_SD_v2.1, whole genome shotgun sequence region GCGTGGATGACTCGTCAAGCGGGTTAAATTGAATCATCACGGATGAAGCTTGAGCGGCGGACATGGGCACGGTTACTTGGGCCATGGGCTTAATATCCAATACTTCATTGGCAGCGGCAGGGTCAGTCCAAGGCTGAGAGTGTTCGGAAGGGCTGGACCAGGCTTGAGACGGGTTGGAATCCATCTGGCGGACTGCCTGCCACACTTTTccgtccaaaaaaaaatgcggGAATTCAATCGGTAGACTTAACTTTGATAGACAGATTCTGCTCTTAGATGTCAACAGTGGCAaagtactttctttttttaattttgaaatagtATTGGCTTCGAATTGAATTAGATACCAGATTTGGCTACTttacaatataaaaaaaattgctcaaaatggacTTAGTTAAGTTGTATACAGTTTTGCTGGGTTCATTCTTGagttattttctttgtttggctTTTAATATCTAAATTTTACAAGTCCTGACAATCGTGTCTTTCTTTCAGGGCGACCCCCAAGGATGAACAAATACCCGTTGGCCTTCAAAGTCAATGTACTTTTTCTCATATCTCATGGCCTGATGCTACGGACACCGAAAAATCGATCTAGTAGCTATTGTGCTTGTTCTCTTTAATACGTTACGAAATCTACTGACTCAAATAATCTACCATTCAAAAGTGTCATTCGTCCAATGCTAGCCCTGACCTTTTGATATGATTTTCGATTGTGAATCATTGCCGTCTTCATTATTCTTTCTAATAATACGTGAGGCAGGAGACGAGATAGGTAAGCTAAGGTTTGGTGTTGGTTCCTACCTTGAGAGAGGTCCTCAATTCGACTTTCCTGCTATTCTTTCTCTAAAGGAAACTCTTAGATACGGCCTACACACATGGAAGGAGAACTGATCTGACTCGGATTTTGACACTGTCAATCATATTATATAGACGAGGTGATGGCAAGTTCGTTGACTGAGGTGACTCCACCCCTCGATTTTAGCACCTACCGCCAAAAAAATCGATGCTATTACGCTGAACAATTTATTCTTATTGAACAATCGGCTCCATTTCTATTTCCCATTTCTTTACGTTGGCTTCGTCACCCTGCCCCCTCAGCTGAAGATGTCTTTTTCCTGTTTACCTTCTTTATCCGTCCTTTTTATTCTGCTGCTCGTTTCCGTTGGACCGAAGGCGAGGTAAGCTCCCCCACTTTTCCCTGTTTATCAGTCCCTCACTTGAGCTCGGATCCCCATCATCGTTGATATTGGTTCCCGGATCATCCTCCGCCCACCCCGTTGTGACTGTAAACCCGGGTGTGTCTCGCATATCCCCGTCCTTGGGGCCTCCTCTCGGACTGGTTCGATGGAGGTTCGCCCACTTCCATTTTCTTACCTTCCCCATTTGAACTTGCCATGCTGAACTTAAATTTGGTCCAGATTTCATCCAAACTGGGCCAGGGGATGGGGTTATCTCTGAACCCAACTCGTTTGTCAAGGCTGGGAACAGAGGATGGGCGAGATATTGTTAGATTCCCATTCCAATGAGACGATCGAGCCATCTTCTAGACTCGATTGGACCGTTGCCGAATGGCAGAGAAACAAGCTTTCCATATCCTTCTCATGGTCTTGATAATTCCGTAGACTTTCGAGTGCGGAAACGGTTAGCGacatgaaactgaaagtgatTGAAAGGAGCGAAAGTTATTTATGCCGACCGACTGACAAGTTTCCTTGCTTTGTAGCTGATTCAACCATGGCTGATTGGGACGAAGAGGTTCAAGTTGAGGGCGAGGCTCCCGTGGCCCCAGCTATTCCCGATCCGGTCATTTCGGAATTGCCCGATATCAAGCTGTTCGGCAAATGGAACTGCGATGAAGTGAATGTGTCGGACATGTCCCTTCAGGTGAGTGGCATTGACGCTGAGCCGATTTCGAGCTAGTTTTAATGACCGTGATGATCACCCTTGTAAAAATTGAGTACTGTGTGTACACATGAGAACAATTCTCATCACCCATCTTGACTGAGCTTAGTATTTGGTCGATGAATGTTGGTTTCGACGAGAAAGGAGACCCAATTATCTATTCCCTTTTATTATTAGGACTACATTGCCGTCAAGGAGAAGTACGCGAAGTACATTCCCCACAGTGCCGGGCGTTATGCCGCCAAGCGATTCCGCAAGGCTCAATGTCCCGTGGTCGAGCGACTGGTCAACTCGCTCATGATGCACGGACGTAACAACGGCAAGAAACTCATGACGGTTCGCATTGTCAAGCATAGCTTCGAAATTATGCATCTTCTGACCGGAGAGGTACGTGATTGACATTTTCTCCTCGTAAAGAACAATGTTCAGAACAGATTCACGATGATGATTAACTACAACCAAGATCTCCGAATAACGGTGAAGATAACCTCGCTACTACTGAAGAATCTGTTCTCTATCCCTCATTTAACGCCCAACCTCCACGAAATAGATTAAGCAAggttttccatttcctttctcTCTAGAACCCTCTGCAAGTGTTGGTGAACGCCGTCATCAACTCGGGACCCCGTGAGGATTCCACCCGTATTGGTCGTGCTGGTACCGTGAGGCGACAAGCCGTGGACGTGTCTCCTCTGCGACGCGTTAACCAAGCCATCTGGCTTTTGTGCACCGGCGCCCGGGAGGCCAGTTTCCGTAACATCAAGTCCATCGCCGAGTGCTTGGCTGATGAGCTCATCAATGCCGCCAAGGGGAGCTCCAACAGTTATGCCATCAAGAAGAAGGATGAACTCGAGCGTGTGGCCAAGTCTAATCGATAAGAAGCTGCTTGTGTGTAATCTGAAATTTGTTCTTCAACCTGGAGCAACTGTTACATATGAAATAGATGCTGTCCAACCCCCAAACCCTCCGTGTTCACCTAAATTTGAGACATTTCGATCATTCCGACTAAATTATTTTCACTTGACGGGGATTTATAAAGGCTCTTGTTGATTAGGTTATGGAGGGCGATGAGACGATGCAAATTATGCGACTAATTGTTTTCGTGATTGAGATTCCAAGGCTAGATGCGGCAAATGTATGACCGATCGAAGGATAGGTCGCCCATGACAAGTTATGAGTAGCGGGCGACGGATGTGGTCAATTTACCTAGGGTGGCGTTGCTTGATAATTGCATTTTGCCTTTGAAGGCCTGATTGCGGGATCGATCGAGGAGGTCTGCTAAAAGGAAGTACATCGCGAAGCATTCGTGTTGAAATTGTAATCTATTTCAAAGCATATACTTCTTGAATAgctgaacttggccaaatttgaggccaaaactatgcttaggaaactcGGGAGATatggccaaagttatgttgtaaacactacacaaaattggaaattttggcctgctcttggccGACTACGTACATGAGCCTTTGACAACATAAATTTGAGACGAACCACCTTACAACTAAACGATccgcctttaattgaagagatctgcGCTTCTTATtgtattactttaattcgaaaaatggctcagagttgctatgaccaagcAAGAGTAGACCGATTTGACGGTCATATTTTTTAGTAGTCCGATCAAGTTAGGTTGTTGTGAAAGCTTGCTATGAATCTGAATGCAAGCTATAtgctttgaaaattaaaattgtGAAAACGTGGTGTTAGAAATGCATGGTTTCTTTTAGAAGGGAATTTAAGTCGTACCTGGTGGGAATTAAAAGTAGTTCCGAGCCATTGAAATGTCATTGCAATGCTTTTATGCATTCAATTAAAGATACCGGATTGATAGCGATATCGGCTGACGCTTTTATTTAATGGCAAGCAACATGGTGCTCTTTTggctgaaaatgaagaaatatgaaacaaaaccTGGTTCCAAGATATTGCTTTGAACTTTAACTGAAGTTGAAGCAGTGCGCTGAACAAATTAAGAGCGTTATTTGCACATGCGATCAAAGGAGTCTTCAATATCAAATGGATCTTGATCTTCAACAACGGGGGAATGAGGAATGGACCGCATTCTGAGATTGGTCGTTGCACGTTGCACCAACCTTAACTCTTTCTTTAAAGGCCTGTGAGAGGTCGGGGTGGATGTCTTCAACGGCGAGTGAAGGCCATTTGACTTCAAGGGACTAGTCTCGACCACTTGCCGTTTCATTGCACCCTTGTTAATGATATCGTCAATAATAAAGGACAAGTCCGAACAATCAAAAACCTCCGTCTCATTGTGAGATTCCAGTGCTTCAATTGGTCTCGTTTCGACCACATGTACAGGTTTTTGCTGAGAAAAGAACTGAGTTATAGGCTTCTGTGCTTGTTCCTCGCAAGTGACgggttcattttctttgttagtCTTTTTTACTGTAAGTGCTCGAGGTTTCCGCACAACTGTGGTCTTTTTGGTTGGTTTCGTAGTTTGAACATAGTTCAAATAAAATTCAGGATACACCTGGCTGAAAAGTTCCGCTGCATCACAACTCTCAAAGGTTTCGGGCAATCCTTCCATGTCCTCGGCCTGAGCATTAATCAATCGCCATCGAATCACAACACAAGATACTCCACTTACAATGCGCTTTTTGACGAAGACTTCGGGTTCGATCACTTCTTGCCGACCACCCACACTCAAATGTTCAATCTGCCATTTGGTCAAAAGTGGAATGAGTTTTTCCATGGCGTATTCTTCGACCCACAAGAGTTTCTTGCACATGATGGAGAGACACTGTTTGATCTTGGGGCAACTGTAAGTAGTGAACTCACTTAGATCCGTGGGTACCGTCTCCTTGACGTCAAACTCAGCCAGAACTTTTGGCATTTCATCGCGCCACCAATCCATGGGCAAAAGCAagcatttcttcttcaatccaTTTTCTACTTT contains the following coding sequences:
- the LOC131889005 gene encoding small ribosomal subunit protein uS7, coding for MADWDEEVQVEGEAPVAPAIPDPVISELPDIKLFGKWNCDEVNVSDMSLQDYIAVKEKYAKYIPHSAGRYAAKRFRKAQCPVVERLVNSLMMHGRNNGKKLMTVRIVKHSFEIMHLLTGENPLQVLVNAVINSGPREDSTRIGRAGTVRRQAVDVSPLRRVNQAIWLLCTGAREASFRNIKSIAECLADELINAAKGSSNSYAIKKKDELERVAKSNR
- the LOC131888998 gene encoding flap endonuclease GEN-like → MGIKTLWPIVECSGETVDLRQLSGQVLAVDLAGWVVQNNQCRAMSHGKVAKPHLRNVFFRTATLLSLGIRPVFILDGHAPVLKRETMTQRKAAQMGMSTQEVEVKSLNRNRLKAVMNECKFLLSALGVQCLAAQGEGEALCAQLNQVGLVDGVISDDSDAFCYGAKIVLRNFSISAKSFSVERFTAKKLVNDLRLSRDRLLFMAILLGCDFCPAGVSGVGKESVLKMFRAWPVSMDAIRVLQYWIGIEFQTWTTCSSPKYCQNGPEDLHCDACEKWQNSVSDEDCLCQRLKQDPSLVKVENGLKKKCLLLPMDWWRDEMPKVLAEFDVKETVPTDLSEFTTYSCPKIKQCLSIMCKKLLWVEEYAMEKLIPLLTKWQIEHLSVGGRQEVIEPEVFVKKRIVSGVSCVVIRWRLINAQAEDMEGLPETFESCDAAELFSQVYPEFYLNYVQTTKPTKKTTVVRKPRALTVKKTNKENEPVTCEEQAQKPITQFFSQQKPVHVVETRPIEALESHNETEVFDCSDLSFIIDDIINKGAMKRQVVETSPLKSNGLHSPLKTSTPTSHRPLKKELRLVQRATTNLRMRSIPHSPVVEDQDPFDIEDSFDRMCK